In Planctomycetia bacterium, one DNA window encodes the following:
- a CDS encoding glycosyltransferase family 2 protein: protein MRTNRTRAGRALVGCAAGVIIGTMSSGESSDIPEASVVIPTFNRCAVLERCLAALARQTRANFEVIVVDDGSTDDTVAMLERLRAAHPGLRLRWFVNESNRGANASRNRGTEAAQGSIVAFLDSDCVAEPDWLERLLEGFSHERVAAVTGLVLDLPPTNVYELAFKGTNRVHGRGAASRLVGGNMAVRRALLRRINWDEDRRFQAMERAGVPDVTNSGGCDEEGIYLILKWAGYEQRVVPAARVLHEHTYDRRAFYRQAYYGGGSAAHLVWKYRLWHRLDIVPLIVAYLLLLGTAALPRLAGGAGAILAVWLAAVSYNEIARKNKTLIETLRSLPWVIAYYHVRALGYARETVRLWTGRRRIARIRRADAVKQLNEERPPHG from the coding sequence ATGCGAACGAATCGTACGCGCGCGGGCCGAGCTTTGGTAGGGTGCGCAGCGGGGGTTATCATCGGCACAATGAGCAGTGGCGAGTCGAGCGACATCCCCGAGGCATCGGTCGTGATCCCGACGTTCAATCGCTGCGCGGTGCTGGAGCGGTGCCTGGCGGCTCTGGCGAGGCAAACGCGCGCGAATTTCGAGGTGATCGTGGTAGACGACGGCTCAACGGATGACACCGTCGCGATGCTGGAGCGGCTGCGCGCGGCGCATCCGGGGCTGCGACTGCGATGGTTCGTGAACGAGTCCAATCGAGGAGCCAACGCAAGCCGCAATCGCGGTACGGAGGCCGCGCAGGGGTCGATCGTCGCGTTTCTGGACAGCGATTGCGTGGCCGAGCCGGATTGGCTGGAGCGGCTGCTGGAGGGGTTCTCGCACGAGCGAGTTGCCGCCGTCACCGGGCTGGTGCTGGACTTGCCTCCGACTAATGTCTATGAACTGGCGTTCAAGGGGACCAATCGCGTGCACGGGCGCGGCGCGGCGAGCCGGCTGGTGGGGGGGAACATGGCGGTTCGTCGCGCGCTGCTGCGGCGCATCAACTGGGACGAGGATCGTCGATTCCAGGCGATGGAGCGCGCGGGGGTGCCGGACGTGACGAACTCCGGGGGCTGCGACGAAGAGGGGATTTATCTGATCCTGAAATGGGCGGGTTATGAACAGCGCGTGGTGCCCGCGGCGCGGGTGCTGCACGAACACACGTATGATCGCCGGGCATTTTATCGACAGGCGTATTACGGCGGCGGCTCGGCGGCGCACCTCGTGTGGAAGTATCGCCTTTGGCATCGCCTGGATATCGTGCCATTGATCGTCGCGTACCTGCTGCTGCTCGGCACGGCGGCGTTGCCGCGCCTCGCGGGGGGGGCGGGAGCGATTCTGGCGGTTTGGTTGGCGGCGGTGAGTTACAACGAAATCGCGCGCAAGAACAAGACGTTGATTGAAACCCTTCGTTCGCTTCCATGGGTCATCGCGTATTATCACGTTCGCGCGCTGGGCTATGCGCGCGAGACCGTGCGCCTCTGGACCGGGCGGAGACGGATCGCGCGCATCCGAAGAGCCGATGCCGTGAAACAACTTAACGAGGAAAGGCCGCCCCATGGCTGA
- a CDS encoding aminotransferase class I/II-fold pyridoxal phosphate-dependent enzyme produces MSTTPFWNAIDADLGTLRAAGQFKTFRNLLAPMGAISRIDGLGEVVVLCSNDYLGLANHPEVVAAAEQATRRWGAGTGSVRFICGTFDYHRTLEQRIAALSGTDAATTYVSCWNANEAAIATLMAIGGDRVVAISDELNHASIIDAIRLGRQINKASKSAVYKHSDVAGLEAALKEHADTPLKLVVTDGVFSMEGDIAKLDVIHRLCAEHGALLIVDDSHGVGVCGPTGKGVAEHYGLLGKIDVMTGTLGKALGGAAGGYVASRSNLVELMLQKSRPQIFSNGLPPASAAAAQAAIDILTRDASRLNKLRANVAYLREGLAKLGFEAINSPSAITPIILGPTAKAIAASQRLLELGVFVIGFGYPVVPEGTARLRVQISAAHEREHLDRALDAFRKL; encoded by the coding sequence ATGAGCACGACCCCCTTCTGGAACGCCATCGACGCCGACTTGGGCACGCTCCGCGCGGCCGGCCAGTTCAAGACGTTTCGCAATCTGCTCGCGCCGATGGGCGCGATCTCGCGAATCGACGGCCTCGGCGAAGTCGTCGTTCTCTGTTCCAACGACTACCTCGGCCTGGCGAACCATCCTGAAGTCGTCGCCGCGGCCGAACAGGCGACGCGACGCTGGGGCGCAGGCACCGGCTCGGTGCGATTCATCTGCGGCACGTTTGATTATCATCGCACGCTCGAACAGCGCATTGCAGCCCTCTCCGGCACCGATGCCGCCACGACCTACGTCTCCTGCTGGAATGCCAACGAAGCAGCCATCGCCACGCTGATGGCCATCGGCGGCGACCGCGTGGTGGCCATCAGCGACGAACTCAACCACGCGAGCATCATCGACGCGATTCGCCTCGGCCGGCAGATCAACAAGGCATCAAAGTCAGCAGTCTATAAACATTCCGACGTCGCCGGGCTGGAAGCCGCCCTGAAAGAACACGCCGATACACCGCTCAAGCTCGTGGTCACCGACGGTGTCTTTTCGATGGAAGGCGATATCGCCAAACTCGATGTCATTCACCGGCTCTGCGCCGAACACGGCGCGCTGCTCATCGTGGATGACTCGCACGGCGTCGGCGTCTGCGGACCGACCGGCAAGGGCGTCGCCGAACATTACGGCCTGCTCGGCAAGATCGACGTCATGACCGGCACGCTCGGCAAGGCATTGGGCGGCGCGGCCGGGGGCTACGTCGCCTCGCGATCAAACCTGGTTGAACTGATGCTGCAAAAGAGCCGGCCGCAGATCTTCTCCAACGGGTTGCCGCCCGCGTCGGCCGCCGCGGCGCAAGCCGCCATCGACATCCTGACGCGCGACGCATCACGCCTCAACAAGCTTCGCGCCAATGTTGCTTATCTGCGCGAGGGACTCGCCAAGCTCGGCTTTGAAGCGATCAACAGCCCCAGCGCCATCACGCCGATCATCCTCGGACCGACCGCCAAGGCCATCGCTGCCAGTCAGCGCCTGTTGGAACTGGGCGTTTTCGTCATCGGCTTCGGATATCCCGTCGTACCGGAGGGGACGGCCCGCCTTCGCGTGCAAATCTCCGCCGCGCACGAACGCGAGCATCTCGATCGCGCGCTGGACGCATTTCGAAAACTGTAA
- the tdh gene encoding L-threonine 3-dehydrogenase yields MSTLTRPSPVQTPAAKGFMVGLRKTRPDVGLDYCTDLPIPALGPHDVLIKVRKAGICGTDRGIFEWGPWAQSRVKIGIVIGHEVMGTVEAVGSSVDSITIGRRVSVEGHIHCGVCQACRTGNAHVCDKVRIIGIDRDGTFAQYLAVPAANVWPLHEDIPDDVAAILDPLGNAVHTVMAAGVSGKSVLITGVGIIGLMAVSVAKAAGASRLIVADLDERRLEIARQLGADHCLVSSGDRWIEQVRDLTDGLGPEVVCEMSGAASAINGALAALRNCGTMAILGLPKGPVPINFNDHVIFKASRILGINGRRMYETWYQAEQLILSGRVNLKPIITHEFPLADFEQGFKAMATGDAIKVILNVE; encoded by the coding sequence ATGTCAACCCTGACCCGGCCGTCACCCGTGCAAACCCCCGCCGCGAAAGGCTTCATGGTCGGCCTGCGAAAGACGCGCCCGGACGTCGGGCTGGACTACTGCACCGACCTGCCCATTCCCGCCCTCGGCCCGCACGATGTATTGATCAAGGTGCGCAAAGCCGGCATCTGCGGCACCGATCGGGGCATCTTTGAATGGGGCCCCTGGGCGCAGTCGCGCGTCAAGATCGGCATCGTCATCGGCCACGAAGTCATGGGCACGGTCGAGGCCGTCGGCTCCTCGGTCGATTCGATCACCATCGGCCGGCGCGTGAGCGTCGAGGGGCACATCCACTGCGGCGTCTGCCAGGCCTGCCGCACCGGCAACGCCCACGTCTGCGACAAGGTTCGCATCATTGGCATCGACCGCGACGGCACGTTCGCGCAGTACCTCGCTGTGCCCGCCGCAAACGTCTGGCCGCTGCACGAGGACATCCCCGATGACGTCGCCGCCATCCTGGACCCGCTGGGCAACGCGGTGCATACGGTGATGGCCGCGGGCGTTTCGGGCAAAAGCGTTCTCATCACCGGCGTCGGCATCATCGGCCTGATGGCGGTCTCGGTCGCCAAGGCGGCCGGCGCGTCGCGATTGATCGTCGCCGACCTCGACGAGCGCCGGTTGGAAATCGCCCGGCAGCTCGGTGCAGACCATTGTCTCGTTTCCTCCGGCGACCGCTGGATCGAGCAGGTCCGCGATCTCACCGACGGCCTCGGTCCGGAAGTCGTCTGCGAAATGAGCGGCGCGGCCTCGGCCATCAACGGCGCGCTCGCCGCACTGCGCAACTGCGGCACGATGGCCATCCTGGGCCTGCCCAAAGGACCCGTGCCGATCAATTTCAACGATCATGTCATCTTTAAGGCAAGCCGCATCCTCGGCATCAACGGCCGGCGAATGTACGAGACGTGGTACCAGGCCGAGCAGTTGATCCTTTCCGGCCGCGTGAACCTGAAGCCGATCATCACGCACGAGTTCCCGCTCGCGGATTTCGAGCAGGGTTTCAAGGCCATGGCCACCGGTGACGCGATCAAGGTCATTCTCAACGTGGAGTAG
- the dgt gene encoding dNTP triphosphohydrolase, translating into MSRATEQLAPFAVAEAASRGRQHPDPFAGGDSPFELDRARILSSTAFRRLMHKTQVFVTGLSDHFRTRLTHTLEVVAQSQRLARAIGANARLAGAIALAHDLGHPPFGHAGEIALAQCMADHGGFEHNLQSLRVVDYLEHPYPPFRGLNLSYELRESLIKHHTRYDHPDQAAPVNDDAARELLASGPRPPIEGQIANLGDAIAYALHDTEDALFDLSWHGDGGDLRESVLSSDQLVASPLWAEAAERVQAVWPGAPTHAIRRPVLDEMNRLLIDDAAAESRRRIESAGIDSPDAARTSPTDSVAFSSAMEAKLDVHQNLLRDAVYRHPSVARMDDEARRVVSELFAVFVKDPAKMPARFSARIGDQTPQRVACDYIAGMTDRYCRGEYDQWVTRRGGTRLV; encoded by the coding sequence ATGTCTCGCGCAACCGAACAACTCGCTCCATTCGCCGTTGCCGAAGCCGCCTCGCGCGGACGGCAACACCCCGACCCCTTCGCCGGCGGTGACAGCCCCTTCGAATTGGACCGCGCTCGCATCCTCTCCAGTACGGCGTTTCGCCGGCTGATGCACAAAACGCAGGTGTTTGTTACCGGATTGAGCGATCACTTCCGCACGCGGCTCACGCATACGCTCGAAGTCGTCGCGCAATCGCAGCGGCTCGCGCGAGCCATCGGCGCGAACGCCAGGCTGGCTGGCGCGATCGCCCTGGCGCACGACCTGGGCCATCCGCCCTTTGGTCATGCCGGCGAAATCGCGCTGGCGCAGTGCATGGCGGATCACGGCGGCTTTGAACACAACTTGCAATCCCTGCGCGTCGTCGATTACCTCGAACATCCCTACCCGCCCTTTCGCGGATTGAATCTCTCCTACGAACTGCGCGAATCGCTTATCAAGCATCACACGCGGTACGACCATCCCGATCAAGCGGCGCCAGTGAATGATGACGCCGCGCGCGAGCTGCTGGCATCCGGGCCTCGACCGCCGATCGAGGGGCAGATCGCCAACCTCGGCGATGCCATCGCCTACGCACTGCACGACACCGAGGACGCCCTGTTTGACCTCTCCTGGCACGGCGACGGCGGCGACCTGCGCGAAAGCGTCCTATCGTCCGACCAGCTCGTGGCCAGTCCGCTCTGGGCCGAAGCGGCCGAACGCGTGCAGGCGGTGTGGCCCGGCGCGCCGACTCACGCGATTCGCCGGCCGGTGCTGGATGAAATGAACCGCCTGTTGATTGACGACGCGGCGGCGGAATCGCGCCGGCGGATCGAATCGGCGGGAATCGACTCGCCCGATGCCGCACGAACCAGCCCCACCGACTCCGTGGCGTTTTCGTCAGCCATGGAGGCGAAGCTCGATGTCCATCAGAACCTGTTGCGCGACGCGGTCTATCGGCATCCGAGCGTGGCGCGGATGGATGACGAGGCAAGGCGAGTCGTTTCGGAATTGTTCGCGGTATTCGTGAAGGACCCCGCGAAGATGCCCGCGCGGTTTTCCGCGCGCATCGGCGACCAAACGCCCCAGCGCGTGGCCTGTGATTACATCGCCGGAATGACCGACCGCTACTGCCGCGGAGAATACGACCAATGGGTCACGCGCCGCGGCGGTACTCGGCTGGTCTGA
- a CDS encoding HIT domain-containing protein produces MSEFADNLWAPWRMQYIESLKDGDAASECFLCDYAARPEADDTHHVIWRTTDTMALLNRFPYTNGHLLIAPLEHRAELTDLSDDLLAALFRTTRDAQALLRHVITPQGFNVGINFGRCAGAGLPGHVHVHVIPRWNGDTNFMAVLGDVRVIPEALDRLLVKLREGARQLGLPSAKK; encoded by the coding sequence ATGAGCGAGTTCGCCGACAACCTCTGGGCGCCCTGGCGAATGCAGTACATCGAGTCGCTAAAAGACGGCGATGCAGCATCCGAGTGCTTCCTCTGCGACTACGCCGCCCGGCCCGAGGCGGACGACACCCATCACGTCATCTGGCGCACAACCGACACGATGGCATTGCTCAATCGCTTTCCCTACACCAACGGCCACCTGCTCATCGCGCCGCTGGAACACCGCGCGGAGCTGACCGATCTGTCCGATGATTTGCTCGCCGCGCTCTTCCGGACCACGCGCGACGCCCAGGCGCTGCTGCGACACGTCATCACGCCGCAGGGATTCAACGTCGGCATCAACTTCGGCCGCTGTGCCGGCGCGGGGCTGCCGGGCCATGTTCACGTCCATGTGATCCCACGCTGGAATGGCGATACGAACTTCATGGCCGTTCTCGGCGATGTCCGCGTCATTCCCGAGGCGCTCGACCGGTTGCTTGTGAAACTCCGCGAGGGGGCAAGGCAACTGGGCCTGCCCAGCGCTAAAAAGTAA
- a CDS encoding YceH family protein produces the protein MAVTLTPQEARVLGVLIEKSLALPEYYPMTINAITAACNQKNNRDPITHYTEADVSTALHGLTRWQLVSQAPPDRNSRVNRFIHEVEKRFGWSTPQRAIMAELFLRGPQTAGELRANASRMFRLEALDYVNELLTELQTSDPPFVAVLPRQPGQSAIRHGHLLCGEDSIAVSAVVEEAVDSAPMARTTSSHASPLSEIESLRSGLQQIKAEVQALRDEIEALKARRIE, from the coding sequence ATGGCTGTCACCCTCACACCGCAGGAAGCCCGCGTGCTGGGCGTGCTGATCGAGAAGTCGCTCGCCCTGCCCGAGTATTACCCCATGACGATCAACGCCATCACGGCGGCCTGCAATCAGAAGAACAATCGCGATCCGATCACGCACTATACCGAGGCCGATGTATCCACCGCGCTGCACGGCCTGACGCGATGGCAGCTCGTTTCGCAAGCGCCGCCCGATCGCAACTCGCGCGTCAACCGATTCATCCACGAAGTCGAGAAACGCTTCGGCTGGTCCACGCCGCAGCGGGCGATCATGGCGGAATTATTTCTGCGCGGGCCGCAGACCGCTGGCGAGCTGCGCGCCAATGCCTCGCGCATGTTCCGGCTGGAGGCCCTTGACTACGTCAACGAACTGCTCACCGAATTACAAACAAGCGACCCGCCGTTTGTGGCCGTCCTGCCGCGGCAGCCGGGTCAGTCTGCGATTCGCCACGGGCATTTGTTGTGCGGCGAGGATTCGATCGCCGTGAGTGCGGTCGTCGAGGAAGCGGTCGATTCCGCGCCAATGGCTCGAACAACAAGCTCCCATGCGTCGCCGTTGAGCGAAATCGAATCCCTGCGGAGCGGCTTGCAGCAAATCAAAGCGGAAGTACAGGCGCTGCGCGACGAAATCGAAGCACTCAAGGCGCGACGCATTGAGTGA
- the selD gene encoding selenide, water dikinase SelD, whose protein sequence is MTPSRQIRLTAYANCAGUAGKLPRGVLAQVLRELPATSHPDLLIGPEHFSDAGVYRLRADLAIVQTTDFFPPLVDDPYTFGQIAAANSLSDCYAMGATPITCLNIVGFPDKDVPLEILDAILAGGASKVAEAGAVILGGHSVRDAEIKYGLAVTGTVHPEQVLTNRGARPGDVLILTKPIGSGILASAAKNEKISQDEFAEAITVMTELNAAASRVAVRVGAHAVTDITGFGLIGHAFELAEASSVTVELSASRVPLMKRARELAEAGVVTRAWKQTLESLGTGYANEGVDGVLEKVLADAQTSGGLLLSIPAHDAERVLTELRNEGVASPAAVGEVHPKSVTVLNLRP, encoded by the coding sequence ATGACGCCATCGAGACAAATACGTTTGACGGCCTACGCTAATTGCGCGGGTTGAGCGGGCAAGCTCCCGCGGGGAGTGCTCGCGCAGGTGCTGCGCGAATTGCCGGCCACGTCGCACCCCGACCTGCTGATCGGACCCGAGCATTTTTCCGACGCGGGCGTGTACCGATTGCGCGCCGATCTCGCCATCGTGCAGACAACGGATTTCTTCCCGCCGCTGGTGGATGATCCGTACACCTTCGGTCAGATCGCGGCAGCCAACAGTCTGTCGGATTGCTACGCGATGGGCGCGACGCCGATCACGTGCCTCAACATCGTGGGGTTTCCGGATAAAGATGTTCCGCTTGAGATTCTCGACGCCATTCTTGCGGGCGGGGCGAGCAAGGTCGCGGAGGCCGGCGCGGTGATCCTCGGCGGCCATTCCGTGCGGGACGCAGAGATCAAGTACGGCTTGGCGGTGACGGGGACGGTGCATCCCGAGCAAGTGCTGACCAATCGCGGGGCACGACCGGGCGACGTGCTGATTCTGACGAAGCCGATCGGATCGGGGATCCTGGCCAGCGCGGCGAAGAATGAGAAGATTTCGCAGGACGAATTCGCCGAGGCGATCACGGTGATGACGGAATTGAACGCCGCCGCGTCGCGGGTGGCAGTGCGCGTCGGCGCGCATGCTGTGACGGACATCACGGGGTTCGGATTGATCGGGCATGCGTTTGAACTGGCCGAGGCGTCGAGCGTGACAGTTGAGCTGTCTGCGTCGCGCGTGCCGCTGATGAAGCGGGCGCGCGAGTTGGCGGAGGCGGGCGTGGTCACGCGGGCATGGAAGCAGACGCTGGAGAGCCTGGGTACGGGGTATGCGAACGAGGGGGTGGACGGTGTGCTGGAGAAAGTGCTCGCCGATGCGCAGACCTCGGGCGGATTGCTGCTGTCGATCCCTGCGCACGATGCGGAGCGTGTTTTAACTGAATTGCGAAATGAAGGCGTGGCATCGCCGGCGGCCGTCGGCGAGGTTCATCCCAAGTCGGTTACAGTTCTGAATTTGCGACCATAG
- a CDS encoding TetR/AcrR family transcriptional regulator, translating to MAGEKRNTRKKIVETARALFHERGYHATGLAEILKASGVGAGSLYHFFASKEELLSAVLDWYLEMLYPGVMDGPFASTTDPIGRVVAVLKGYREMLLMTDFNLGCPIGNLALELGAGAGPVVREKIAQNFTNWCAALEKCLVEAGDRLPADVDRAALARFALTVMEGGIMQARSHRDIRYYDASVAQFEDYLNRLQAQARQEKQVRGEG from the coding sequence ATGGCAGGCGAGAAACGAAACACACGGAAGAAGATCGTTGAAACTGCTCGAGCACTGTTCCATGAGCGCGGCTATCACGCGACCGGCTTGGCGGAAATCCTCAAAGCGTCGGGCGTGGGCGCGGGGAGCCTGTATCACTTCTTCGCATCGAAGGAAGAACTGCTCTCGGCGGTGCTCGATTGGTACCTCGAGATGCTTTACCCCGGTGTCATGGACGGGCCGTTTGCGTCGACAACCGATCCGATCGGCCGCGTGGTGGCGGTGTTGAAGGGGTATCGCGAGATGCTTCTGATGACGGATTTCAATCTGGGCTGCCCGATCGGCAATCTCGCGCTGGAGCTGGGCGCGGGGGCGGGGCCGGTGGTTCGAGAGAAGATCGCGCAGAACTTCACGAACTGGTGCGCGGCCCTGGAGAAGTGCCTCGTGGAGGCGGGCGACCGGCTTCCTGCGGACGTGGATCGCGCGGCGCTGGCGCGATTTGCTCTCACGGTCATGGAAGGGGGCATCATGCAGGCGCGGTCGCATCGCGACATTCGGTACTATGACGCATCAGTGGCACAATTCGAGGACTATCTGAACCGGTTGCAAGCACAGGCCCGACAGGAGAAACAAGTGCGCGGCGAGGGGTAG
- a CDS encoding SRPBCC domain-containing protein has translation MDSRTYDTGVVRRTKNVASVAAWVAALAMWAQTAPSLAGGDDAPQQRVLHKEIVIDAPVSRIWECWTDSVEMARFFSPDSKIEMRIGGAYECYMGMKEPDESGGRGSEGCKLLSFIPNELLAFEWNFPPKVSALRNAHEKTFVVLQFLTEKAGRTRVILDQVGWKKGKDWDAGYEYFNAAWGMVLKNLKEHLEAEDATDDRPDDVPPLKTWQDGAVKVTSVEGREKKQCFELEIAAPVEEVWKVLATTDGLKRLGGQDPLVELKPGGAWAFWPKSPNKVLAYVPHAVLSTRGSAPPKFPTVQKEGTWGAFYFEPVGDSKTKLRLTVVGWRAGEKEWDDAYEYFLKNNPVFLKMVAKALGDAGPAGDSASAQQSSAPRADVTAAGDEKAGNILRHSAIIDAPVEEVWKAFTTKEGMESWMVAHAEIDLRVGGRMRTHYSPDGVIGDENTIENIILSYEPNRMLSIKVGKPPANFPFKAAVKHMWTVVHFEPVDGDRTRVTVCGMGYGDDEDSRKLRAFFDKGNDWTVKQLQAKFAKSRKAGGAGNPRPEPEEGDPDSNAATDVGASLDPQFESYLAHVAAASVRRWLDAAPRDREVYGLSFSRDGQRLASASYDQTVRLWDVATGVQAAMLIRSPESAYDVDFCPDGTRLCASFVDGTVRILDSISLAKRVQERVTLSSRRNSPGAN, from the coding sequence ATGGACAGCAGGACGTATGACACAGGAGTTGTTCGCAGGACGAAGAACGTTGCTTCCGTTGCCGCGTGGGTCGCGGCGTTGGCGATGTGGGCGCAGACCGCCCCGTCACTTGCGGGTGGCGATGATGCGCCGCAGCAGCGCGTCCTGCACAAGGAGATCGTGATCGACGCGCCGGTCAGCCGGATTTGGGAATGCTGGACGGACTCGGTCGAGATGGCCAGATTCTTCTCGCCCGATTCGAAAATCGAAATGCGCATCGGAGGAGCGTACGAGTGTTACATGGGCATGAAGGAGCCTGACGAGTCCGGCGGCCGCGGATCGGAGGGCTGCAAGCTGTTGAGCTTCATCCCCAACGAGCTGTTGGCGTTCGAGTGGAACTTTCCGCCGAAGGTGTCGGCCCTGCGCAACGCCCATGAGAAGACGTTTGTCGTGCTTCAATTCTTAACGGAGAAGGCCGGCAGAACCCGGGTGATTCTCGATCAGGTCGGATGGAAGAAGGGAAAGGACTGGGACGCCGGATATGAGTATTTCAACGCAGCCTGGGGGATGGTGCTGAAGAATCTGAAGGAACATCTTGAAGCAGAGGATGCGACCGATGACCGCCCGGATGACGTGCCGCCGCTCAAGACGTGGCAGGACGGAGCTGTGAAAGTTACGTCAGTCGAGGGGCGGGAGAAGAAACAATGCTTTGAACTCGAAATCGCTGCGCCGGTGGAAGAAGTGTGGAAAGTTCTCGCCACAACCGACGGCCTCAAGCGACTGGGCGGCCAAGATCCGCTGGTTGAATTGAAGCCGGGCGGAGCATGGGCATTCTGGCCGAAGTCGCCTAACAAGGTCCTCGCGTATGTGCCGCACGCGGTGTTATCGACGCGCGGCAGTGCGCCGCCGAAATTCCCGACGGTGCAGAAAGAAGGCACGTGGGGAGCGTTTTATTTTGAGCCGGTGGGAGACTCGAAAACGAAGTTGCGACTCACGGTCGTCGGCTGGCGAGCCGGTGAGAAGGAATGGGACGACGCGTATGAGTACTTTCTGAAGAACAATCCCGTATTCCTGAAGATGGTCGCGAAGGCGTTGGGCGATGCCGGACCAGCAGGCGATTCCGCTAGCGCGCAGCAGTCGAGCGCGCCTCGCGCCGACGTGACCGCGGCAGGCGATGAGAAAGCGGGCAACATCCTCCGTCATTCGGCGATCATCGATGCGCCGGTGGAAGAAGTCTGGAAGGCCTTCACGACCAAGGAGGGCATGGAGTCGTGGATGGTCGCGCACGCGGAGATTGACTTGCGCGTCGGCGGCAGGATGCGCACGCACTACAGCCCGGACGGTGTGATCGGCGACGAGAACACCATTGAGAACATCATCTTGAGTTACGAACCGAACCGGATGCTTTCGATCAAGGTCGGCAAGCCGCCGGCCAATTTTCCCTTCAAGGCGGCCGTAAAGCACATGTGGACGGTCGTTCATTTCGAGCCGGTTGATGGCGACCGGACGCGCGTGACGGTTTGCGGCATGGGTTACGGCGACGATGAAGACTCCCGGAAGCTGCGAGCGTTTTTTGACAAAGGCAACGACTGGACCGTCAAACAGTTGCAGGCGAAGTTTGCGAAGTCCCGCAAGGCGGGCGGGGCGGGCAATCCGCGGCCGGAACCGGAGGAAGGCGATCCGGATTCGAATGCCGCGACCGATGTCGGCGCGAGTCTCGACCCGCAGTTCGAGTCCTATCTGGCCCATGTCGCGGCGGCATCGGTTCGGCGGTGGCTGGATGCCGCGCCGCGCGATCGCGAGGTGTACGGATTGAGTTTTTCACGCGATGGCCAACGGCTGGCCTCGGCGTCGTATGACCAGACGGTGCGATTGTGGGATGTCGCAACGGGGGTGCAGGCCGCGATGCTCATCCGCTCGCCCGAGTCGGCTTACGACGTGGATTTCTGTCCGGATGGGACGCGACTGTGTGCGTCATTCGTGGATGGGACCGTACGTATTCTCGACAGCATTTCGCTGGCGAAGCGCGTGCAGGAGCGCGTGACCTTATCGTCGCGTCGGAATTCTCCCGGCGCGAATTGA